The Desulfohalovibrio reitneri genome contains a region encoding:
- a CDS encoding glycosyltransferase family 9 protein, with translation MADFDMVAVRLSALGDVVLTTGVLEHWHRERGLRFGVITRESLAPLFQGSPAVPRVIGLKEERLRSNWSTLANELAREFGGLPLVDLHNVGRTWLLASMWKGKVRRYPKFSFSRRFYRRFRLGWARRRLEALNVPQRYTLALDRTAPPREALRPVVRVNDEERDQASQVLGELGLGSRPLAALHPYATHHNKAWPRERWLELLDLLDEAGWDWLVLGRSSDPFLKERAGPRDLTGATSLRATCALIQAADVLVTGDSGPMHLGTAVSTPVAALFGPTTSAWGFPPSGERDVVLEVEDLACRPCDIHGGAFCRRELACLAGIPASRVMDELSHLA, from the coding sequence GTGGCTGATTTCGACATGGTCGCGGTGCGGCTTTCCGCCCTGGGCGACGTGGTCCTGACGACCGGCGTGCTGGAACACTGGCACAGGGAGCGCGGCCTGCGCTTCGGCGTAATCACCAGGGAATCCCTCGCCCCCCTGTTCCAGGGCAGCCCGGCCGTCCCCCGGGTCATCGGCCTGAAGGAGGAGCGGCTGCGGTCCAACTGGTCCACCCTGGCCAACGAGCTGGCGCGGGAATTCGGCGGCCTGCCCCTGGTGGACCTGCACAACGTTGGACGCACATGGCTTCTGGCCTCCATGTGGAAAGGCAAGGTGCGCCGCTACCCCAAGTTTTCCTTCTCACGCCGCTTCTACCGCCGCTTCCGCCTGGGCTGGGCCCGCCGCAGGCTGGAGGCTTTGAACGTGCCCCAGCGGTACACCCTGGCCCTGGACCGGACGGCCCCGCCCCGGGAGGCACTGCGCCCCGTGGTCCGGGTGAACGACGAGGAACGGGACCAGGCGAGCCAAGTCCTGGGAGAACTCGGCCTCGGCTCCCGGCCGCTGGCCGCCCTGCACCCCTACGCCACCCACCACAACAAGGCCTGGCCCAGGGAACGCTGGCTGGAACTGCTCGACCTGCTGGACGAGGCGGGCTGGGACTGGCTGGTGCTGGGCCGATCGAGCGACCCCTTCCTCAAGGAGCGGGCCGGGCCGCGCGACTTGACCGGGGCCACCAGCCTCCGCGCCACCTGCGCCCTCATCCAGGCGGCCGACGTTCTGGTCACGGGCGATTCCGGCCCCATGCACCTGGGCACGGCAGTATCCACGCCGGTGGCGGCCCTCTTCGGCCCCACCACCAGCGCCTGGGGATTCCCTCCATCCGGCGAGCGAGACGTGGTTTTGGAGGTGGAGGACCTGGCCTGCCGCCCCTGCGACATCCACGGGGGCGCGTTCTGCCGGCGCGAGTTGGCCTGCCTGGCGGGCATCCCGGCCAGCCGCGTCATGGACGAACTGTCGCACCTCGCCTAG
- the ccsA gene encoding cytochrome c biogenesis protein CcsA has protein sequence MKVLAALAALMFCWAQWMIWSYAPVEATMGLAQKIFYIHLPLAWWALISFFAVFAASIAYLATGHDRYHMLAGAAAEIGVLFSGLALVTGILWARASWGVWWTWDPRLTTTLVMWFVYAAYLSLRASPEGGAGRAKACAVLGVAAFLNVPFVFLSARMWRSIHPAVIASEGGGMPASMWHAVGTSVGAFGLLWIGLVLLRTRQMTMLRAVETRLLAGEE, from the coding sequence ATGAAGGTTCTGGCCGCTCTCGCCGCCCTTATGTTCTGTTGGGCGCAGTGGATGATCTGGAGCTACGCCCCGGTGGAGGCCACCATGGGGCTGGCGCAGAAGATATTCTACATCCACCTGCCACTGGCCTGGTGGGCGCTCATTTCCTTTTTCGCCGTTTTCGCGGCCTCCATCGCCTACCTGGCCACGGGCCACGATCGCTATCACATGCTGGCCGGGGCCGCGGCCGAGATCGGAGTGCTCTTTTCCGGACTGGCCCTTGTCACCGGTATCCTCTGGGCCCGCGCCTCCTGGGGCGTGTGGTGGACCTGGGACCCGAGGCTGACCACCACCCTGGTGATGTGGTTCGTCTACGCCGCCTACTTGTCCCTGCGGGCATCGCCCGAGGGGGGAGCGGGACGGGCCAAAGCTTGCGCCGTGCTCGGTGTGGCCGCCTTTCTCAACGTGCCCTTCGTTTTCTTGTCCGCGCGCATGTGGCGCTCCATCCATCCGGCGGTCATCGCCAGCGAGGGGGGCGGCATGCCCGCCTCCATGTGGCATGCCGTGGGGACTTCGGTGGGGGCCTTCGGACTTTTGTGGATCGGTCTGGTTCTGCTGCGCACCCGTCAGATGACCATGTTGCGCGCCGTGGAAACCCGCCTGCTGGCAGGGGAGGAATAA
- a CDS encoding heme lyase CcmF/NrfE family subunit, giving the protein MHAIAYWGLLAALLASLLAAATAAYSALRGDDGLTRWCQRGHFLATFLMTLCSAILLLALVNQDFSFKYVAEYTDSTLPLFYAVTAFWAGQAGSLLFWALGIALCGLGFTLSKTYRDLPPTTRALYWLFFLTVQSFFLLLLSNWSNPFIEVVPPPADGRGLNPLLRNPGMIFHPPLLFLGYAGFTIPACLALASTLSQEKLGWLAASRGWTVFSWVMLTAGIVLGAWWSYMELGWGGYWAWDPVENASLIPWLAGTAFLHTGIIQERRGGLRRTNVFLIVLTLLLCFFATYLVRSGVVDSLHAFGAGGVAMPLLVFMLVGLAVTGLVIYLGDTKEARSLDTLVSRPGMLFTASWLLLALGLVIGLGTMWPVITKPFTQNPIGLGPDFYNRVCLPLFTILAVILVFCPWLGWKGGVRRKGPALWLAWAAFPIGAIALLAAGYGLPLSMVAGGAGISAVVGAVSLLFIDPGLRKKARGLGFLGVHAGLGLAVLGVAVSGPFQVEEQTVLNPGGRMALAEYTLVYEDVRTFQTPELRAAEASLKVLGPDGKEMGELTPQRRIYRNFDQPFAEVSTLPSLGEELYATLLSVDENRAVTIKASVHPMVNWIWIGSTLMCIAGLACMSNGRGGSRRG; this is encoded by the coding sequence ATGCACGCCATCGCTTACTGGGGCCTGCTCGCGGCCCTTCTCGCTTCGCTTCTGGCCGCCGCCACCGCCGCCTATTCCGCCCTGCGCGGCGACGACGGACTGACCCGCTGGTGCCAGCGCGGCCATTTCCTGGCCACGTTCCTGATGACCCTTTGCTCGGCCATCCTGCTGCTGGCCCTGGTCAATCAGGACTTCTCCTTCAAATACGTGGCGGAGTACACCGATTCGACCTTGCCGCTGTTCTATGCCGTTACCGCATTCTGGGCGGGGCAGGCCGGATCGCTCCTGTTCTGGGCCCTGGGCATTGCCCTGTGCGGCCTGGGCTTCACCCTCTCCAAAACCTACCGTGACCTGCCGCCCACAACCCGGGCGCTGTACTGGCTGTTTTTCCTGACGGTGCAGTCCTTCTTCCTGCTGCTGCTCTCCAACTGGTCCAATCCCTTCATCGAGGTGGTGCCGCCGCCCGCCGACGGCCGGGGCCTCAACCCCCTGCTGCGCAACCCGGGCATGATCTTCCACCCGCCGCTTCTCTTCCTGGGCTACGCGGGCTTCACCATCCCCGCCTGCCTGGCCCTGGCCTCCACCCTCTCCCAGGAAAAACTGGGCTGGCTGGCGGCTTCGCGCGGCTGGACCGTCTTTTCCTGGGTCATGCTCACAGCGGGCATCGTGCTTGGCGCGTGGTGGTCGTACATGGAGCTGGGCTGGGGCGGCTACTGGGCCTGGGACCCGGTGGAGAACGCCTCCCTCATCCCATGGCTGGCGGGCACCGCCTTCCTGCACACCGGCATCATCCAGGAGCGGCGCGGCGGCCTGCGCAGGACCAACGTTTTTCTCATCGTGCTGACGCTTCTGCTGTGCTTCTTCGCCACCTACCTTGTGCGCAGCGGGGTGGTCGACTCCCTGCACGCCTTCGGCGCGGGCGGGGTGGCCATGCCGTTGCTTGTTTTCATGCTGGTCGGACTGGCCGTGACCGGGCTGGTCATCTATCTTGGCGACACCAAGGAGGCCCGCTCCCTGGACACCCTCGTCAGCCGTCCCGGCATGCTCTTCACCGCTTCCTGGCTGCTGCTGGCCCTGGGGCTGGTCATCGGCCTGGGCACCATGTGGCCGGTCATCACCAAGCCCTTCACCCAGAACCCCATTGGCCTTGGACCGGACTTTTACAACCGGGTCTGCCTGCCGCTGTTCACCATTCTGGCCGTCATCCTGGTTTTCTGCCCCTGGCTGGGCTGGAAGGGCGGGGTGCGCCGCAAGGGCCCCGCCTTGTGGCTGGCCTGGGCCGCCTTCCCGATCGGGGCCATTGCCCTGCTGGCTGCGGGATACGGCCTGCCCTTGAGCATGGTGGCCGGCGGCGCGGGCATCTCCGCCGTGGTGGGAGCGGTGAGTCTGCTGTTCATTGATCCCGGCCTGCGGAAGAAGGCGCGCGGCCTGGGCTTCCTTGGTGTGCACGCCGGACTCGGGTTGGCCGTGCTGGGCGTGGCGGTCTCCGGTCCCTTCCAGGTGGAGGAGCAGACCGTGTTGAATCCGGGCGGCCGCATGGCCCTGGCCGAATACACCCTGGTTTACGAGGATGTGCGCACCTTCCAGACCCCGGAGTTGCGGGCGGCCGAGGCCAGTCTGAAAGTGCTGGGGCCGGATGGGAAGGAGATGGGCGAATTGACCCCGCAGCGGCGCATCTACCGCAACTTCGATCAACCCTTCGCCGAGGTCTCCACCCTGCCGTCGCTGGGCGAGGAACTGTACGCCACCCTGCTGTCCGTGGACGAGAACAGGGCCGTGACCATCAAGGCCTCGGTGCATCCGATGGTCAACTGGATCTGGATCGGCTCCACCCTCATGTGCATCGCCGGGCTGGCCTGCATGTCCAACGGCCGGGGGGGCTCCAGGCGTGGCTGA
- a CDS encoding glutamate-5-semialdehyde dehydrogenase: MDLQSRMEELASRAKQASRAIAEAPGHVKDMVLDELAGLLAARRDEIMEANAADVRAAREAGMDEAKLDRLTITDKVLEAMIQGAREVRGQDDPVGAIETMWQRPNGLRVGRMRIPMGVVCMIYESRPNVTVDAAVLCLKAGNGVVLRGGTESFHSNQALASVLGEALRAGGLPEECVQVVPTTEREAVSHLLKLDQYIDLVIPRGGEGLIRAVVDQAAMPVLKHYKGVCHAYVDRLADLEQALEIVRNGKVQRPGVCNALECLLVHESVAPAFLPEAARLLGGDGVELRGCPESLKHLGDDAVPAGEEDWGQEFHDLILAVRTVSSMDEALEHIAEYGSNHTEIICTRDHDRAMDFLQKADASMVAVNASSRFNDGGELGLGAEIGISTSKLHAYGPMGAKELTTTKFVVLGRGQIRT; this comes from the coding sequence ATGGATCTGCAGTCGCGCATGGAAGAACTGGCCTCCCGGGCCAAGCAGGCGTCACGGGCGATAGCCGAGGCCCCGGGCCATGTCAAGGATATGGTCCTTGACGAGTTGGCCGGCCTGCTGGCCGCACGCCGGGATGAAATCATGGAGGCCAACGCCGCCGACGTCCGCGCCGCCCGCGAGGCGGGCATGGACGAGGCCAAGCTGGACCGGCTGACCATCACCGACAAGGTACTGGAGGCCATGATCCAGGGTGCGCGGGAGGTGCGCGGGCAGGACGACCCCGTGGGGGCCATCGAGACCATGTGGCAGCGGCCCAACGGGCTGCGTGTCGGCCGCATGCGCATTCCCATGGGCGTGGTCTGCATGATCTACGAGTCCCGCCCCAACGTCACCGTGGACGCGGCCGTCCTTTGCCTCAAGGCGGGCAACGGCGTTGTCCTGCGCGGAGGCACTGAGTCCTTCCATTCCAACCAGGCGTTGGCCTCCGTGCTGGGCGAGGCCCTGCGGGCGGGCGGACTGCCCGAGGAGTGCGTGCAGGTGGTGCCCACCACCGAGCGCGAAGCCGTTTCCCACCTGCTCAAGCTGGATCAGTACATCGACTTGGTCATCCCCCGGGGCGGCGAGGGGCTCATCCGGGCGGTTGTGGACCAGGCGGCCATGCCCGTGCTCAAGCACTACAAGGGCGTCTGCCACGCCTATGTGGATCGGCTGGCCGATTTGGAACAGGCCCTCGAGATTGTGCGCAACGGCAAGGTGCAGCGCCCCGGCGTGTGCAACGCCCTGGAATGCTTGCTGGTGCACGAGTCCGTGGCCCCGGCCTTCCTGCCCGAGGCCGCCCGCCTGCTGGGCGGGGACGGGGTGGAGCTGCGCGGCTGCCCCGAGTCCCTGAAGCACCTGGGCGACGACGCCGTTCCCGCGGGCGAGGAGGACTGGGGACAGGAGTTCCACGACCTCATCCTGGCCGTGCGCACCGTCTCCTCCATGGACGAGGCCCTGGAGCACATCGCCGAGTACGGTTCCAACCACACCGAGATCATCTGCACCCGCGACCACGACCGGGCCATGGACTTCCTGCAGAAGGCGGACGCCTCCATGGTGGCGGTCAACGCCTCCTCCCGCTTCAACGACGGCGGCGAACTGGGACTGGGCGCGGAGATCGGCATTTCCACCTCCAAGCTGCACGCGTACGGCCCCATGGGCGCCAAGGAATTGACCACCACCAAGTTCGTGGTCCTGGGACGGGGGCAGATCCGCACGTGA
- a CDS encoding CcmD family protein, whose product MEYLDYVLAANAAVWIGIAAYLGFLGSRQTRLRRRMEQLALLRGEEE is encoded by the coding sequence ATGGAGTATCTCGACTACGTTCTGGCCGCCAACGCGGCCGTCTGGATCGGCATCGCCGCCTACCTGGGCTTTCTGGGGTCGCGCCAGACCAGGCTGCGGCGGAGAATGGAACAACTGGCCCTGCTGCGCGGGGAGGAGGAATAA
- a CDS encoding tetratricopeptide repeat protein, with translation MAALSGGGRRMVVWLVAAGLAVMFVSSIAYRMQNPSRTVALKQRQAPTQSMMGGEQDMEAMREMMRAMQENPDDPDVNLQLAGRFLEMGAYEQAATFAQNVLNVRPGDARAMNLYAVALFQQGSHQASAEAFQQLLDMGGENVMAHYNLGVLYKYYLDQPERAVGHFQRAMEMNPEERVKQMLRKELSGEDG, from the coding sequence ATGGCCGCTTTGAGTGGAGGCGGACGGCGCATGGTTGTCTGGCTGGTGGCCGCCGGATTGGCGGTCATGTTCGTCAGCTCCATCGCCTACCGCATGCAGAACCCGTCGCGCACGGTGGCGCTTAAGCAGCGCCAGGCCCCGACCCAGAGCATGATGGGCGGGGAGCAGGACATGGAGGCCATGCGCGAGATGATGCGCGCCATGCAGGAGAACCCCGACGACCCGGACGTCAATTTGCAACTCGCGGGGCGTTTCCTGGAAATGGGTGCGTACGAGCAGGCGGCCACTTTCGCCCAGAACGTGCTCAACGTGCGTCCCGGCGACGCGCGGGCAATGAACCTTTACGCCGTGGCCCTCTTCCAGCAGGGCAGCCATCAGGCCTCGGCGGAGGCTTTCCAGCAATTGCTGGACATGGGCGGGGAGAACGTCATGGCACACTACAATCTGGGCGTGCTCTACAAGTATTACCTGGACCAGCCTGAACGGGCCGTGGGCCATTTCCAGCGGGCAATGGAAATGAACCCGGAGGAGCGCGTCAAGCAGATGCTGCGCAAGGAGCTTTCCGGGGAGGACGGATAA
- a CDS encoding glycosyltransferase family 9 protein encodes MPEFRSILLWQTAFLGDAVLTLPLAQTLATAFPGAAVHLVVRKGLSPLFRSHPDLASVREFDKRGRGKGLAGARNMGREIGREGHDLLASPHASFRSALVARASGIPVRVGYSAPWYNRLAYTHTIDRRFDEFEEIERLLRLTLPLGLNETDWDHRPRLTLPQEERGKAGELLSSLPAPVLGLHPGSVWPTKRWPAGSFAAVADRALEAGASVALFAGPGEEETAAEVKRTMRGKDSPRFLDLSGELSLPLLAAVLGGLDCYLTNDSGPMHLAWTQHTPTVALFGPTVRSLGFFPRGERSVVLEADVACRPCGLHGGRTCKPGHHRCMTEITPEIAWAEVKGQLERGRG; translated from the coding sequence ATGCCCGAGTTCCGCTCCATACTCTTGTGGCAGACCGCCTTTCTGGGCGACGCGGTGCTGACCCTGCCCCTGGCGCAGACCCTGGCGACCGCCTTTCCCGGCGCGGCCGTGCATCTGGTGGTTCGCAAGGGGCTCTCCCCCCTGTTCCGCTCCCACCCCGACTTGGCCTCGGTGCGCGAGTTCGACAAGCGCGGCCGGGGAAAAGGGCTGGCCGGGGCCCGGAACATGGGACGCGAAATAGGGAGGGAGGGGCACGACCTGCTGGCCTCCCCCCACGCCTCCTTCCGTTCCGCCCTGGTGGCCCGGGCCTCTGGCATTCCGGTCCGGGTGGGCTATAGCGCCCCCTGGTACAACCGGTTGGCCTACACCCACACCATCGACCGCCGGTTCGACGAGTTCGAGGAAATCGAGCGGCTGCTCCGGCTGACCCTGCCCCTGGGGCTGAATGAGACGGACTGGGACCACCGGCCCCGCCTCACCCTCCCCCAAGAGGAGCGCGGCAAGGCGGGCGAGCTGCTCTCCTCCCTTCCCGCCCCGGTGCTGGGCCTGCATCCAGGTTCAGTGTGGCCCACCAAGCGCTGGCCCGCCGGCTCATTCGCCGCGGTGGCCGACCGGGCCCTGGAGGCGGGGGCATCGGTGGCGCTCTTCGCCGGTCCCGGCGAGGAGGAGACCGCCGCCGAGGTGAAACGGACCATGCGAGGCAAGGACTCCCCCCGCTTTCTGGACCTTTCCGGCGAGTTGTCCCTTCCCTTGCTGGCCGCGGTGCTGGGCGGGCTGGACTGCTACCTGACCAACGACTCCGGCCCCATGCACCTGGCTTGGACGCAGCACACCCCCACGGTGGCGCTTTTCGGGCCCACGGTGCGCTCCCTGGGTTTCTTCCCCAGGGGAGAACGGTCCGTGGTGCTGGAGGCGGACGTGGCCTGCCGCCCCTGCGGCCTGCACGGCGGGCGGACCTGCAAGCCCGGCCACCACCGTTGCATGACGGAAATCACCCCGGAAATCGCCTGGGCCGAAGTGAAAGGGCAACTGGAGCGGGGCCGTGGCTGA
- a CDS encoding ABC transporter ATP-binding protein — protein MLRADRLAKLFGPRLVFKDVSFEVLPGETWLVAGDNGAGKSTLLAVLAGLLSPSAGKIESGLKPGEIGYLGHETFQYPRLSAVENLRFWAKLHGRDASEKRLLQSLDRVGLAAFAHEPAGRFSRGMSQRLALARVFAETPRLVLLDEPSTGLDVRSRAVLEGEIGRAREQGAALIWVSHSIARDLPLADKVLRMDPGRPPAYVGPAVEYQPEEVC, from the coding sequence ATGCTCCGGGCCGACCGCCTGGCCAAGCTGTTCGGCCCGCGCCTGGTGTTCAAGGACGTCAGCTTCGAGGTCCTGCCGGGCGAGACCTGGCTGGTGGCGGGCGACAACGGCGCGGGCAAGTCCACGCTGCTGGCCGTGCTGGCCGGGCTGCTCAGCCCCTCGGCGGGGAAGATAGAGTCCGGCCTCAAGCCGGGCGAGATCGGCTACCTGGGGCACGAAACCTTTCAGTATCCGCGCCTGAGCGCCGTGGAGAACCTGCGCTTCTGGGCCAAGCTGCACGGCCGCGACGCCTCGGAGAAGCGGCTACTGCAATCCCTGGACAGGGTAGGGCTGGCCGCCTTCGCCCACGAGCCAGCCGGGCGGTTTTCCCGGGGCATGTCCCAGCGTTTGGCCTTGGCGCGGGTCTTCGCCGAGACCCCGAGGCTGGTGCTGCTGGACGAGCCCTCCACCGGTCTGGACGTCCGCTCCCGCGCCGTGCTGGAGGGCGAGATCGGCCGAGCCAGGGAGCAGGGGGCAGCCCTGATCTGGGTCAGCCACTCCATCGCCCGCGACCTGCCCCTTGCCGACAAGGTGTTGCGCATGGACCCGGGCAGGCCTCCTGCCTATGTCGGCCCGGCGGTGGAGTACCAGCCGGAGGAAGTGTGCTGA
- a CDS encoding cytochrome c maturation protein CcmE, with product MSKKKSPKSVYLAAAVLFVGGLGWLLFSGLSQDGVYFVNVSEALAVESSQGLDKARLFGQVLPGDLERKRNGLGCVFTLADKDNRQQTIRVDYTGAVPDTFEPGVEVIVEGGMRDGIFRASNLMTKCPSKYEEKREEEKGAEMG from the coding sequence ATGAGCAAAAAAAAATCCCCCAAGTCCGTTTACCTGGCCGCGGCCGTTCTCTTTGTGGGCGGGCTGGGCTGGCTTCTTTTCTCCGGGCTGTCCCAGGACGGAGTCTACTTCGTCAACGTTTCCGAGGCGTTGGCTGTTGAATCCAGTCAAGGTCTGGACAAGGCCCGCCTCTTCGGCCAAGTGCTTCCCGGCGACCTTGAACGCAAGCGCAACGGCCTTGGTTGCGTGTTCACACTGGCGGACAAGGACAACCGCCAACAGACCATCCGCGTGGACTACACCGGAGCGGTGCCGGACACCTTCGAGCCGGGTGTGGAGGTCATCGTGGAGGGCGGCATGCGAGACGGGATATTTCGGGCCTCCAACCTCATGACCAAGTGCCCCAGCAAGTACGAGGAGAAGCGTGAAGAGGAGAAGGGCGCCGAGATGGGCTGA
- the nadD gene encoding nicotinate (nicotinamide) nucleotide adenylyltransferase has protein sequence MNTRLGLFGGSFNPIHMGHLRMAVEAAQAASLDRVEFLPAPRPPHKETTGMLSFALRWRLVQLAVCGREGFFPSTAEAALSGPSYTLRTLRMYRRLQPETDLHFILGAEDLLKLPTWHKGAELVEHASLVALPRSGAGRGEVEHFVAEFWPGAARMEQDLWSFPSGTTLRFVPAPSLDVSATRIRRAVLAGESIAYLVPREVEKALETLSEEDLAPWRREESP, from the coding sequence GTGAACACACGGCTGGGGCTCTTCGGAGGCTCCTTCAACCCCATCCACATGGGGCATCTGCGCATGGCGGTGGAGGCGGCCCAGGCCGCCTCCCTGGACCGGGTGGAGTTTTTGCCCGCGCCCAGGCCACCCCACAAGGAAACCACCGGCATGCTTTCCTTCGCCCTGCGCTGGCGGCTGGTGCAGCTGGCTGTCTGCGGGCGGGAGGGCTTTTTTCCCTCCACGGCCGAAGCGGCCCTGTCCGGGCCCTCCTACACCCTGCGCACCCTGCGCATGTACCGCAGGCTACAGCCGGAGACCGATCTGCACTTCATCCTTGGCGCGGAGGATCTGCTGAAGCTGCCCACCTGGCACAAGGGCGCGGAACTGGTGGAGCACGCCTCCCTGGTGGCCCTGCCGCGCAGCGGCGCCGGACGGGGGGAGGTGGAGCATTTCGTGGCCGAATTCTGGCCCGGGGCCGCCAGGATGGAACAGGACCTGTGGTCCTTTCCCTCGGGAACCACGCTCCGCTTCGTGCCCGCTCCCTCCCTGGATGTCAGCGCCACCCGCATCCGGCGGGCCGTGCTGGCCGGGGAGTCCATCGCCTACCTGGTTCCCAGGGAAGTGGAGAAGGCCCTGGAAACCCTGTCCGAAGAGGACCTCGCGCCCTGGCGGCGTGAAGAGTCGCCGTAA
- a CDS encoding hemolysin family protein: MLELILAVGLATLISFYCSISEAALYSISWSHIETIRKKGGKGGELLFSLRQDVERPISAILTLNTVAHTAGASVAGAAAAKVFGQDHLTLFALVFTLIILLFSEIIPKTLGVVYARQLAPYLARSIAMLVAVLSPVIWMLGLLVRLLKGKAAGPHTTEEDIRAIVSLTRRSGMLKPYEEMSIKNILSLDVKTVEEIMTPRTVVFSLPSRMTVAEAKETRSIWPHSRIPVYDEDPEDIIGLVYRREVLEALANDMDQLTLGEMMKPVEFILETLTLDRALIKFLESRTHLFVVLDEYGGVSGVVTLEDVLEEILGKEIMDETDQVADMRELARRKREKLVARKGRS; this comes from the coding sequence ATGCTCGAACTCATCCTGGCCGTTGGCCTGGCCACCCTCATCTCGTTCTATTGCTCCATCAGCGAAGCGGCGCTGTACTCCATCTCGTGGAGCCACATCGAGACCATCCGCAAGAAGGGCGGCAAGGGGGGCGAACTGCTCTTCAGCCTGCGCCAGGACGTTGAGCGGCCCATCTCGGCCATTCTCACCCTGAACACCGTTGCCCACACCGCCGGCGCCTCCGTGGCGGGAGCGGCCGCGGCAAAGGTTTTCGGCCAGGATCACCTCACCCTCTTCGCCCTGGTATTCACCCTCATCATACTGCTATTTTCCGAGATCATCCCCAAGACCCTGGGCGTGGTCTACGCCCGCCAACTGGCTCCCTATCTGGCCCGTTCCATCGCCATGCTGGTGGCGGTGCTGTCTCCCGTCATCTGGATGCTGGGGCTGCTCGTGCGGCTCCTCAAGGGCAAGGCCGCCGGGCCGCACACCACGGAGGAGGACATCCGGGCCATCGTTTCCCTGACCCGCAGGTCGGGCATGCTCAAGCCCTACGAGGAGATGTCCATCAAGAACATCCTCTCCCTGGACGTAAAGACGGTGGAGGAGATCATGACCCCGCGCACGGTGGTCTTTTCCCTGCCGTCCCGCATGACCGTGGCCGAGGCCAAGGAGACTCGCTCCATCTGGCCGCACAGCCGCATCCCGGTGTACGACGAGGATCCCGAGGACATCATCGGTCTGGTTTACCGCCGCGAGGTGCTGGAGGCGTTGGCCAACGACATGGACCAGCTGACCCTCGGCGAAATGATGAAACCGGTGGAGTTCATCCTGGAGACCTTGACCCTGGACAGGGCGCTCATTAAATTTCTTGAATCACGGACGCACCTGTTCGTCGTCCTGGATGAGTACGGTGGGGTCTCGGGCGTCGTCACCCTGGAGGACGTGCTGGAAGAGATCCTGGGCAAGGAAATCATGGACGAGACCGACCAGGTGGCGGACATGCGGGAGTTGGCCCGCCGCAAGCGGGAGAAACTGGTGGCCCGCAAGGGCAGGAGTTGA
- a CDS encoding heme exporter protein CcmB, with translation MLRAAWTVAGKDLRLLVSGGQGLVQAGLLGLVLIFLFSLSRGAGEATPPQAAAVIFWLATAFALVLVFNALYALEEETGARRGLLLAPCPVQSVWLGKAVSGLAALLLAQAVFAPATIVFLGQEVGPGWLEAAGTALVVDWGLVVLGSLLGALSQGAASRESILTVVLFPLLVPALLAGVKTGSAALGGGDASGWLGLAVGFDALFTAAALVLFPFVYGEES, from the coding sequence GTGCTGAGGGCCGCCTGGACCGTCGCGGGCAAAGACCTGCGGCTGCTCGTCTCCGGTGGGCAGGGGCTTGTGCAGGCCGGGCTGCTGGGACTGGTGCTCATCTTTCTTTTCAGCCTCTCCCGCGGGGCGGGCGAGGCCACTCCGCCGCAGGCCGCGGCGGTCATTTTCTGGCTGGCCACAGCTTTCGCCCTGGTGCTTGTGTTCAACGCCCTCTACGCCCTTGAGGAGGAGACCGGCGCTCGTCGAGGGCTGTTGCTGGCTCCGTGCCCGGTGCAGTCCGTTTGGCTGGGCAAAGCTGTATCCGGCTTGGCCGCCCTGCTTTTGGCCCAAGCCGTCTTCGCTCCGGCCACCATCGTCTTTCTGGGGCAGGAGGTCGGCCCGGGGTGGCTCGAGGCAGCGGGAACCGCCCTGGTCGTTGACTGGGGACTGGTTGTGCTCGGCTCGCTTTTGGGGGCGCTCTCCCAGGGCGCGGCCTCGCGGGAATCCATCCTCACTGTGGTGCTCTTTCCGCTTTTGGTTCCGGCGCTTTTGGCCGGGGTCAAGACGGGCTCTGCCGCGCTTGGCGGGGGCGACGCCTCCGGCTGGCTCGGCCTGGCCGTGGGCTTCGACGCCCTGTTCACGGCCGCGGCCCTGGTGCTGTTTCCCTTCGTTTACGGGGAGGAATCATGA